A single genomic interval of Rhodothermales bacterium harbors:
- a CDS encoding endonuclease/exonuclease/phosphatase family protein, with the protein MSFNAPGFSGRAFERLVTEARPHVFALQEVTVQATPPSGQVQGGGLVVVPALLGRGYGLSRLAGDAYAPVREPIFSLLEPAGPAQLVAGYPQEGLWRSGGITRSLYHWQGRVIAVYSVHMHSFSGERPWKRVGGERHVFSLSAWYRALRSYRADFRIRAEQAREFRRVLESEPHPFIVCGDLNSTPYHWAYAHLAAPLQDAFKGAGSGWGGTYHARLPLVRIDYVLASKEWEVRAARVDKNVASDHRPLVAELALRPQE; encoded by the coding sequence GTGAGCTTCAATGCTCCGGGATTCTCCGGGAGGGCGTTCGAGCGACTGGTGACCGAGGCGAGGCCGCACGTCTTCGCGCTCCAAGAGGTCACGGTCCAGGCGACCCCGCCATCCGGGCAGGTTCAGGGCGGGGGGCTCGTGGTCGTCCCCGCCCTCTTGGGCCGCGGGTACGGGCTCTCGCGGCTAGCCGGTGATGCGTACGCCCCCGTGCGGGAGCCCATCTTCTCCCTGCTCGAGCCGGCCGGCCCAGCCCAACTCGTCGCGGGGTACCCCCAGGAAGGGCTGTGGAGATCGGGAGGGATCACGCGTTCGCTCTACCACTGGCAGGGGCGAGTCATCGCCGTCTACAGCGTGCACATGCACTCCTTCAGTGGAGAGCGGCCGTGGAAGCGGGTAGGGGGGGAGCGGCACGTGTTTTCGCTCTCGGCGTGGTACCGCGCTCTACGTTCCTACCGGGCTGATTTTCGGATACGGGCGGAGCAGGCGCGGGAGTTCCGTCGCGTGCTCGAATCGGAGCCGCACCCGTTCATCGTGTGTGGCGATCTCAACAGCACGCCGTACCACTGGGCCTACGCCCACCTCGCCGCCCCGCTGCAAGACGCGTTCAAGGGGGCCGGAAGTGGGTGGGGCGGGACCTACCACGCACGCCTCCCCCTCGTCCGGATCGACTACGTCCTGGCCAGTAAGGAGTGGGAGGTGCGGGCGGCTCGCGTGGATAAGAACGTGGCCTCGGACCACCGGCCCCTGGTAGCAGAACTCGCGTTACGGCCCCAAGAGTAG